The Priestia aryabhattai genome contains a region encoding:
- a CDS encoding sodium:solute symporter family protein, which produces MQNAKKPFRSDTQQARPEKSNETSDFSGKSNRNNRLLTPLWTTIIGFSIFMVVAFIYSLYNPDLYWPGLILMFIMYGVIYFIGARAAASKKGKSDDMLVAGRSMPLWISMFTMTATWVGGGYIAGTAETVYSSGLTWTQAPWCYSISLILGGIFFARKMRRFEFMTMLDPLESRFGKKMATVLYFPAILGELFWSAAILTALGTTFGVILGLSFSISIILSALIAIAYTVIGGLWAVAHTDILQLSIMFLGLFLVLPFAFSNTGGVGAVFSTYSEGMAGSLHLFPPLKGWEDPKWGNTYWQWWDSTFLLIFGGIPWQIYFQRVLSAKNEKAAMWLSITAGIFCALAALPPTLIGMIGYSADWSSFGVSSPESASMILTYVFKYLTPDLVGAIALGGLAAAVMAAVAASLLSASGMAAWNVYRPIVKPNATQAQLDKVIKRSIIIIGTGATLIALNSESVYSLWYLSGDLVYCILFPQLVCALFFKGANWYGSLAGFIVSLVLRIGGGEPLLHLKALLPYPMIEDGVVMFPFRTFAMVGGLLTIFIVSYATRRICPPQPLRNLHRDISVEK; this is translated from the coding sequence ATGCAAAATGCTAAAAAGCCATTTCGTTCAGACACACAACAAGCCAGGCCTGAAAAGTCGAATGAGACTTCTGACTTTTCAGGGAAATCAAACAGGAACAACCGTCTACTAACCCCCTTATGGACAACTATTATAGGGTTTTCAATCTTTATGGTTGTTGCATTTATCTATTCTCTCTATAATCCAGATCTCTATTGGCCAGGCCTCATTTTAATGTTCATTATGTATGGTGTTATTTATTTTATTGGTGCTCGAGCCGCTGCAAGTAAAAAAGGAAAATCAGACGATATGCTTGTTGCAGGAAGATCTATGCCGCTATGGATTTCAATGTTCACAATGACCGCCACTTGGGTCGGTGGAGGATATATTGCTGGAACGGCCGAAACCGTTTATTCCTCCGGGTTGACATGGACTCAAGCACCATGGTGTTATTCAATCAGCTTAATTTTAGGCGGTATCTTTTTTGCTAGAAAGATGAGAAGGTTTGAGTTTATGACAATGCTTGATCCTTTAGAATCTCGTTTCGGTAAGAAAATGGCTACGGTTCTTTATTTTCCAGCTATACTGGGAGAGCTGTTTTGGAGCGCAGCTATCTTAACTGCTTTAGGAACAACATTCGGTGTGATTTTAGGCCTCAGTTTTTCAATTTCCATCATTCTTTCCGCACTTATTGCCATTGCATACACCGTGATTGGCGGCTTGTGGGCAGTAGCACATACCGATATCTTACAGCTTTCTATTATGTTTTTAGGACTATTTCTGGTTCTTCCCTTTGCATTTTCGAATACGGGAGGAGTGGGAGCCGTTTTTTCTACTTATTCAGAAGGCATGGCTGGTTCTCTTCATTTATTTCCTCCATTAAAAGGCTGGGAAGATCCGAAATGGGGAAATACATATTGGCAATGGTGGGATAGCACATTTTTACTTATTTTTGGTGGTATTCCATGGCAAATTTATTTTCAGCGCGTGTTATCTGCTAAAAATGAAAAAGCAGCAATGTGGCTATCTATTACAGCTGGTATCTTTTGCGCGTTAGCGGCCTTGCCTCCAACTTTAATAGGAATGATCGGTTATAGTGCAGACTGGTCTTCATTTGGAGTGTCAAGCCCTGAGAGCGCGTCAATGATTTTAACGTATGTGTTTAAATATCTAACGCCTGATTTAGTAGGAGCAATTGCTCTTGGCGGACTAGCTGCTGCCGTTATGGCTGCAGTAGCAGCTTCGTTACTTTCAGCTTCGGGGATGGCAGCCTGGAACGTGTATCGCCCGATTGTAAAGCCAAATGCGACACAGGCGCAGTTAGATAAAGTTATTAAACGTTCTATCATTATCATTGGAACGGGAGCAACTCTAATTGCTTTAAACTCTGAGAGTGTCTACTCTTTATGGTATTTATCAGGGGACCTAGTGTATTGTATTCTTTTTCCCCAGTTGGTTTGTGCTTTGTTCTTTAAAGGAGCTAACTGGTACGGATCTTTGGCTGGATTCATTGTATCTCTTGTCCTTCGAATCGGTGGAGGAGAACCACTGCTTCATTTAAAAGCGCTGCTTCCGTATCCGATGATTGAAGACGGGGTGGTCATGTTTCCGTTTCGCACATTTGCGATGGTAGGCGGATTGTTAACTATTTTTATTGTTTCTTACGCGACGCGACGTATTTGCCCTCCTCAGCCGCTTCGAAATCTTCATCGTGACATATCAGTTGAAAAATAA
- a CDS encoding amino acid permease: MGNKTESHGKLKQRHVSMISIAGIIGAGLFVGSGSVINATGPAAVVSYAAAGLLVVLLMRMLGEMAMVNPDKGSFATYAQQGIGAWAGYAIGWLYWFFWLIVIAIEATAGGAIVHEWLPSVPIWLLSLILTFALTLTNLFSVKSFGEFEYWFAMIKIVAIVAFMGIGLAIIFGLIPGTSSPGLANLTGHGGFMPKGTNSIFLGVITVIFSYFGAEIAAIAASESENPAKAITTAIRSVVWRILIFYIGSVAILVTLLPWNSADLLKSPYVTMLEMVNIPAAAQIMNLVVLVSVLSCLNSALYTNSRMILSLAQKGQAPRALAKVSKSGVPARAVWISTAAAYVCAIFSFVSPDKLFLFLVNASGAIALIVYLAIAISHLRLRKKMIQANQPIKGMKMWLFPYLTYATIAVITVIFLSMAFIDSMRSQFFLTLGLTAVVLLSYSFIKKTNNKRPDDQFSESENIAK; the protein is encoded by the coding sequence ATGGGAAACAAAACAGAATCACACGGAAAGTTAAAGCAACGTCACGTTTCCATGATTTCCATTGCAGGTATTATCGGAGCCGGCTTGTTTGTAGGAAGCGGATCCGTTATTAACGCAACAGGCCCAGCAGCAGTAGTTTCATATGCAGCAGCCGGACTGCTAGTCGTTCTATTGATGCGTATGCTCGGTGAAATGGCCATGGTAAACCCAGATAAAGGCTCATTCGCAACGTATGCTCAGCAAGGAATTGGCGCTTGGGCAGGTTATGCTATTGGATGGCTTTACTGGTTTTTCTGGCTAATTGTAATTGCGATTGAAGCTACTGCTGGAGGAGCAATTGTTCATGAATGGCTCCCTTCCGTACCAATTTGGCTTTTAAGCTTAATCTTAACCTTTGCATTAACCTTAACGAACTTGTTCTCTGTCAAATCATTTGGAGAATTTGAATATTGGTTTGCTATGATTAAAATTGTGGCAATCGTTGCCTTTATGGGAATCGGTTTAGCTATTATTTTCGGATTAATCCCAGGCACATCTTCACCTGGTTTAGCTAATTTAACAGGCCACGGAGGCTTTATGCCAAAAGGCACGAACTCTATCTTTTTAGGGGTTATTACCGTTATTTTCTCTTATTTTGGAGCTGAAATTGCGGCTATTGCAGCTAGTGAATCAGAAAATCCAGCAAAAGCTATCACAACTGCTATTCGCAGTGTCGTATGGCGAATTTTAATTTTCTATATTGGTTCAGTTGCTATTTTAGTAACTCTTTTACCTTGGAACTCAGCTGATTTACTAAAAAGTCCATATGTAACAATGTTAGAAATGGTCAATATTCCAGCAGCTGCACAAATTATGAATTTAGTCGTATTAGTATCCGTTTTGTCTTGCTTAAACTCTGCTTTGTATACGAACTCACGAATGATTTTATCATTGGCTCAAAAAGGACAAGCTCCTCGCGCTTTAGCAAAGGTAAGCAAATCAGGCGTACCAGCAAGAGCTGTATGGATTAGCACAGCTGCCGCATATGTGTGTGCTATCTTTAGCTTCGTTTCGCCGGATAAACTCTTTTTATTCTTAGTTAATGCATCAGGAGCCATTGCTCTTATTGTGTATTTAGCTATCGCTATTTCTCATTTACGCCTGCGCAAGAAAATGATTCAAGCCAACCAGCCAATTAAAGGAATGAAAATGTGGCTGTTCCCGTATTTAACATACGCAACAATTGCTGTTATTACCGTGATCTTCTTATCAATGGCATTTATTGATTCGATGCGCTCACAGTTTTTCTTAACTCTTGGATTAACCGCTGTGGTTCTTCTTTCATATTCGTTCATCAAAAAAACAAACAACAAGCGACCTGACGATCAATTTTCTGAGTCAGAAAATATTGCAAAATAA
- a CDS encoding YpmS family protein, producing MCLRKFIVVVFLFIILLFGLYFFVSPVRNVEKLDQTASLPSLAQEKSAHATSLELNGGSPILGYRLSESDVNDYLRSYLYENDETIEGAEAELLPEHIKFYINKHVVSFMESQFVVDITPNAENGKLVLKVNSVHLGRMPIPMSLVWDRLNINGSSDVTVDKEMNEITLLNNLPESISFEQADTTDEYINLSASVTIDSLRDIINLAPYLIPKDIQRNLSQKLNLFSQ from the coding sequence GTGTGTTTGAGAAAATTTATAGTTGTTGTTTTTCTATTTATTATCCTTTTATTTGGGTTGTATTTTTTCGTTAGTCCAGTCAGAAATGTCGAAAAGCTTGATCAGACTGCTTCATTACCTTCACTGGCACAAGAAAAGTCCGCTCATGCGACGTCACTAGAACTGAATGGCGGGTCTCCTATTTTAGGATACCGATTAAGCGAGAGCGATGTTAATGATTACTTGCGCAGCTATCTTTATGAAAATGATGAAACGATTGAAGGAGCAGAAGCCGAGTTGCTTCCGGAACATATAAAATTTTATATTAATAAACATGTAGTATCTTTTATGGAATCACAGTTTGTAGTTGATATAACACCAAATGCCGAAAATGGAAAGCTTGTTTTAAAGGTGAACAGCGTGCATTTAGGAAGAATGCCTATTCCTATGTCTCTTGTATGGGATCGTTTAAATATTAATGGGTCATCTGATGTCACGGTCGATAAAGAAATGAATGAAATTACTTTACTCAATAATTTGCCAGAGTCAATTTCATTTGAACAAGCAGATACAACGGATGAATATATAAATTTATCTGCCTCTGTTACCATTGATTCGTTACGAGATATTATAAATCTAGCACCATACCTTATTCCTAAAGATATTCAAAGAAATTTGTCCCAAAAACTGAACTTGTTTAGCCAATAA
- the fliD gene encoding flagellar filament capping protein FliD produces the protein MVRVSGLASGMDIDQIVSDLMKAERMPIDKMKKQKQTLEWQRDDYRSMNLLLSEFNNLAFNMTLQSSYSSKTVSSADETKVKAAATSSAGNASYTLSNVTMATAAQSISSDSIASSIDPTKSLWSQRDLMGAGVWTKKTVDQAAIALSADTSTVKLAKGSLSEVNTLESISVTTGGTSKDYSVRIGTAAGAVDPNEVFINADTGEMTFGTTLTSGSTIEAFSYQQNVLNFSITTYDSTGKATGNSEDGGSTPFEFDGSSSLNTVLTQISNSKVGVSAFFDEGTNKVVFTRKDTGDLSSADSNDGSKGSNMVFSGAFLTDFLKLDGDAKGTDAKLTLNGLETTRKSNTFTTGGVTYTLQNNFTGDVRVNVSNDTQKVFDTIKDFVTKYNELIEKINGKITEERDRNYQPLTDEEREKLTDKQAEQWDDKAKSGLLKGDSILSSGLNQMRSNWYGSISGVSGAFSQLTDIGISTSANYSDRGKLVIEGDGTKLKEAIEKDPQSVMDLFMKSGSTTSEKGIVRRLRDTITQTVSKVEQRAGRSTWTSEQFLLGRNLKSVNSQITSFESRLTQIEDRYYRQFTAMEKAIQNANAQSAQLSQYFS, from the coding sequence GTGGTAAGAGTAAGTGGGTTAGCAAGCGGAATGGATATTGATCAAATCGTCAGTGATTTAATGAAGGCTGAACGAATGCCTATTGATAAAATGAAAAAACAAAAGCAAACGTTAGAGTGGCAGCGAGATGATTATCGCTCAATGAACTTGCTGTTATCAGAATTTAATAATCTCGCTTTTAATATGACCTTGCAGTCTTCTTATTCGTCCAAAACGGTATCTTCAGCAGATGAAACGAAAGTAAAAGCAGCAGCTACTTCCTCAGCAGGAAACGCGTCTTATACACTTTCAAACGTGACAATGGCAACTGCTGCGCAGAGCATTAGCTCTGATAGTATTGCTTCTAGTATTGATCCGACGAAAAGTTTGTGGTCTCAACGGGATTTGATGGGAGCAGGTGTGTGGACTAAAAAAACGGTTGATCAAGCCGCTATAGCGTTAAGTGCTGATACTAGTACAGTAAAACTAGCTAAAGGATCTCTTTCTGAGGTGAATACTCTAGAGTCTATCTCTGTTACCACTGGAGGTACGAGTAAAGATTATAGCGTGAGAATAGGAACAGCGGCGGGGGCAGTAGATCCTAATGAAGTATTCATTAACGCAGACACAGGTGAAATGACGTTTGGTACAACATTAACAAGCGGTAGCACAATTGAAGCGTTTTCGTATCAGCAAAATGTGTTGAACTTTTCTATTACAACGTATGATAGTACAGGTAAAGCAACAGGAAATAGTGAAGATGGCGGAAGTACGCCATTTGAATTTGACGGTTCATCATCACTAAATACGGTTTTGACACAAATCAGCAATTCAAAAGTAGGCGTTTCAGCTTTTTTCGATGAAGGAACGAATAAAGTTGTCTTTACTCGCAAAGATACGGGTGATTTATCTTCTGCAGATAGTAATGATGGTTCAAAGGGTTCAAACATGGTTTTTTCAGGCGCATTTTTGACGGACTTTTTGAAGCTCGACGGTGATGCCAAAGGAACAGATGCAAAGCTTACACTAAACGGTCTAGAAACAACCCGTAAATCCAATACGTTTACCACTGGAGGCGTTACCTATACCCTTCAAAATAATTTTACAGGGGATGTACGCGTCAACGTAAGCAATGATACGCAGAAAGTATTTGATACAATTAAAGACTTTGTGACCAAATACAATGAACTGATTGAGAAGATTAATGGAAAGATTACGGAAGAAAGAGACCGGAACTATCAGCCTTTGACTGATGAAGAAAGAGAAAAGCTAACGGATAAACAAGCCGAGCAATGGGATGATAAGGCGAAAAGCGGTTTGTTAAAAGGAGACTCAATTTTATCAAGTGGGCTGAATCAAATGCGTTCTAACTGGTATGGCTCTATATCAGGAGTGAGCGGAGCATTTTCGCAGCTAACCGACATCGGTATTTCAACTAGCGCAAACTATAGCGATCGAGGCAAGCTAGTCATAGAAGGTGACGGAACTAAATTAAAAGAAGCAATTGAAAAAGACCCGCAGTCCGTCATGGATTTATTTATGAAAAGTGGAAGTACAACAAGTGAAAAAGGGATTGTACGACGTTTACGTGATACGATTACTCAAACCGTATCCAAAGTCGAGCAGCGCGCTGGCCGTTCAACATGGACAAGCGAACAATTTTTGCTTGGGCGTAATTTAAAAAGCGTAAATAGCCAAATCACTAGTTTTGAAAGCAGGCTCACACAAATAGAGGACCGGTATTATCGTCAGTTTACAGCAATGGAAAAAGCCATTCAAAATGCAAATGCTCAAAGCGCGCAGCTATCGCAATATTTTAGTTAA
- the fliS gene encoding flagellar export chaperone FliS, which translates to MAANNPYQAYQQGAVQTASPGELTLMLYNGCLKFIKLARAGIQEKNIELKNTNLLKAQNIIQELMITLDTNVQVAKSMMAMYDYINQCLIEANTKNDIASLDEAEQYVTEFRDTWKQVVQLHRQQVHGSGGQA; encoded by the coding sequence ATGGCAGCAAATAATCCGTATCAAGCGTATCAGCAAGGAGCTGTTCAGACTGCTTCTCCAGGAGAGTTAACGCTTATGCTGTATAACGGGTGTTTAAAATTTATCAAGCTTGCACGAGCAGGCATACAGGAAAAAAATATTGAGCTAAAAAATACGAATCTGTTAAAAGCGCAAAATATTATTCAAGAATTAATGATTACCCTTGATACAAACGTGCAAGTTGCTAAGTCTATGATGGCCATGTATGACTACATTAACCAGTGTTTAATTGAAGCTAACACAAAAAATGATATAGCAAGCTTGGACGAAGCTGAACAATATGTAACAGAATTCCGCGATACATGGAAGCAAGTTGTGCAGCTTCATCGCCAGCAAGTCCATGGAAGCGGCGGTCAAGCATAA
- a CDS encoding flagellar assembly protein FliT, whose protein sequence is MINELYQLTDEIYRLTQTFSDKNREEDIQKLEYLLLKRRDIIEKLPPKSRDNESMGKKIVEMNKAIDQKLILIRHQIMVDLRLLKAKKKHNNSYVNPYETKMFDGMFYDKKN, encoded by the coding sequence ATGATAAATGAACTGTATCAGCTAACTGATGAGATTTATCGGCTTACTCAAACATTTTCCGACAAAAATCGAGAAGAAGACATTCAAAAATTAGAGTATCTTCTATTAAAAAGACGTGACATCATAGAGAAGCTGCCGCCAAAAAGTAGGGATAATGAATCGATGGGTAAGAAAATTGTCGAAATGAATAAGGCAATTGATCAAAAGCTGATCTTAATTCGGCATCAAATTATGGTGGATCTCCGTTTGCTAAAAGCGAAGAAAAAGCATAATAACAGCTATGTAAACCCTTACGAAACGAAAATGTTTGATGGGATGTTTTACGATAAAAAAAATTAA
- the hpf gene encoding ribosome hibernation-promoting factor, HPF/YfiA family gives MMYNIRGENIEVTPAIREYVEKKLGKLERYFDETPTADVNVNLKVYNNDQKIEVTIPMNDLVLRAEETHSDLYAAVDLVLDKLERQIRKHKTKVNRKMREKGAEKYLFAALESEANVAVATEEDELELVRTKRFNLKPMDSEEAILQMNMLGHSFFVFTNAETNITNVVYRRKDGRYGLIEPN, from the coding sequence ATGATGTATAACATTCGCGGTGAAAACATTGAGGTGACTCCAGCAATTAGGGAATACGTAGAGAAAAAGCTTGGTAAGTTAGAGCGTTATTTCGACGAAACACCAACTGCTGACGTAAATGTAAACTTAAAAGTCTACAATAACGATCAAAAAATAGAAGTCACAATTCCAATGAATGATCTCGTATTGAGAGCCGAAGAGACACACAGTGATTTATACGCAGCTGTCGATCTTGTCCTAGATAAATTAGAGCGTCAAATTCGTAAACATAAAACAAAAGTGAATCGAAAAATGCGTGAAAAAGGTGCTGAGAAGTATCTATTTGCAGCATTAGAAAGCGAAGCGAACGTAGCTGTTGCAACTGAAGAAGATGAATTAGAGCTAGTTCGTACAAAACGATTTAATTTAAAACCAATGGATAGCGAAGAGGCTATTTTACAAATGAATATGTTAGGACATAGTTTCTTTGTATTTACAAACGCTGAGACAAACATTACAAACGTTGTGTACCGAAGAAAAGATGGACGATATGGATTGATTGAACCAAACTAA
- a CDS encoding GNAT family N-acetyltransferase → MQLKDDPSGMHYGLFEKGELKSVVSLFITADEAQFRKFATLKEEQGKGYGSHLLKEVLLKVKNLGIRRVWCNARENKVSLYKAFKMKETTRVFTKSSTSYVVMELFF, encoded by the coding sequence ATTCAGCTGAAAGATGATCCATCAGGAATGCACTATGGACTGTTTGAAAAAGGAGAGTTAAAATCAGTTGTTTCCTTATTTATAACAGCTGATGAAGCTCAATTCAGGAAATTTGCTACTCTTAAAGAAGAACAAGGAAAAGGGTACGGCAGTCATTTGCTAAAAGAGGTTTTGCTCAAGGTCAAGAACCTTGGGATACGAAGGGTCTGGTGTAACGCACGAGAAAATAAGGTCTCTCTTTATAAGGCATTCAAAATGAAAGAAACCACGCGTGTATTCACCAAATCTTCTACAAGCTATGTAGTCATGGAACTATTTTTTTAA
- the secA gene encoding preprotein translocase subunit SecA: MLGLFKKVFDGNQRQIGRLEKMADQIDALGPEIASLTDDQLREKTAEFQQRYQNGESLDNLLDEAFAVVREAAKRVLGMYPYKVQLMGGISLHEGNISEMKTGEGKTLTATMPVYLNAITGKGVHVVTVNEYLASRDASEMGRLYEFLGLKVGLNLNHLTREEKQEAYAADITYSTNNELGFDYLRDNMVLYKEQMVQRPLHFAVIDEVDSILIDEARTPLIISGSAQKSTALYIQANAFVRTLDKETDFTFDIKTKSVQLTEEGMSKAERAFGIENLFDISHVALNHHINQALKAHVTMQNDVDYVIDEDQVVIVDQFTGRLMKGRRFSDGLHQAIEAKENVEIQNESMTLATITFQNYFRMYEKLSGMTGTAKTEEEEFRNIYNMHVVVIPTNKPISRDDKADLIYKSMEGKFNAVVEDIAERHAKGQPVLVGTVAIETSEILSALLKKKGIRHHVLNAKQHEREADIIENAGHKGAVTIATNMAGRGTDIKLGEGVVEAGGLAVLGTERHESRRIDNQLRGRAGRQGDPGVSQFYLSMEDELMRRFGSDNMMAMMDRLGMDDSQPIQSKIVTRAVESAQKRVEGNNFDARKQLLQYDDVLRQQREVIYKQRFEVLDSDNLRAIVERMIESTLQRVVEVNTPREELEEEWNLQAIIDYVNANVLEEGKVTEEDLRRKEPEEMVELLVDHAKARYNEKEAQLPEEQMREFEKVVVLRAVDSKWMDHIDTMDQLRQGIHLRAYGQTDPLREYQMEGFAMFENMIATIEEEVTKYIMKAEINNNLERQEVAQGQAAVHPKEGDAPAKKKPKVNAIEVGRNDPCICGSGKKYKNCCGKES; encoded by the coding sequence ATGCTTGGATTATTTAAAAAAGTGTTTGACGGCAATCAGCGCCAAATCGGCCGTTTAGAAAAAATGGCGGACCAAATTGATGCGTTAGGTCCTGAAATAGCGTCTTTAACGGACGATCAGCTTCGTGAAAAAACAGCTGAATTTCAACAACGCTACCAAAATGGCGAATCGCTCGATAACCTATTAGATGAAGCTTTTGCGGTTGTACGTGAAGCAGCGAAACGTGTGTTAGGCATGTATCCGTACAAAGTTCAGCTAATGGGGGGTATTTCTCTGCATGAAGGGAATATCTCGGAAATGAAAACGGGTGAAGGTAAAACGTTGACAGCTACTATGCCTGTATACTTAAATGCCATTACAGGAAAAGGCGTACACGTAGTAACAGTCAATGAATACTTAGCGAGCCGTGATGCTAGTGAAATGGGTCGTTTATATGAATTCCTAGGCTTGAAAGTAGGGTTAAATTTAAACCATTTAACGCGTGAAGAAAAGCAAGAAGCATATGCAGCGGATATTACGTATAGTACAAATAATGAACTAGGATTTGACTATTTACGTGATAACATGGTGCTTTACAAAGAACAAATGGTTCAACGTCCGCTTCATTTTGCCGTAATCGATGAAGTTGACTCTATCTTAATTGATGAAGCACGTACGCCGCTTATTATATCTGGCAGCGCGCAGAAATCAACTGCGCTTTATATTCAAGCTAATGCATTCGTTCGCACGCTTGATAAAGAAACCGATTTTACTTTTGATATCAAAACAAAAAGTGTTCAGTTAACTGAAGAAGGTATGTCAAAAGCCGAGCGGGCATTTGGCATTGAAAACTTATTTGATATTTCACACGTAGCACTAAACCACCACATCAATCAAGCGCTTAAAGCACATGTAACGATGCAAAACGATGTGGATTATGTAATTGATGAAGATCAAGTTGTGATCGTTGACCAGTTTACGGGTCGTTTAATGAAAGGAAGACGTTTTAGCGACGGCTTGCATCAAGCTATCGAAGCTAAAGAGAATGTTGAGATTCAAAATGAAAGCATGACGTTAGCTACCATCACATTCCAAAACTACTTCCGTATGTATGAAAAATTATCAGGTATGACGGGTACAGCTAAAACGGAAGAAGAAGAATTCCGTAATATTTACAATATGCACGTTGTTGTTATTCCAACAAATAAGCCAATTTCACGTGATGATAAAGCGGATTTAATTTATAAGTCAATGGAAGGCAAGTTTAATGCGGTAGTAGAAGATATTGCCGAGCGCCACGCAAAAGGACAGCCTGTTCTTGTTGGTACAGTTGCGATTGAAACATCTGAAATTTTATCAGCTTTATTAAAGAAAAAAGGCATTCGCCATCATGTTTTAAATGCGAAACAGCATGAGCGTGAAGCGGATATTATTGAAAATGCGGGGCATAAAGGTGCGGTAACAATCGCAACAAATATGGCTGGCCGTGGTACGGATATCAAACTAGGTGAAGGTGTCGTTGAAGCTGGAGGTCTTGCTGTACTTGGTACAGAGCGTCATGAATCACGCCGTATTGATAATCAGCTCCGCGGACGTGCAGGACGTCAAGGGGACCCAGGGGTATCTCAATTCTATCTATCCATGGAAGATGAATTAATGCGCCGGTTTGGTTCAGATAATATGATGGCAATGATGGATCGCCTTGGTATGGATGACTCACAGCCAATTCAAAGTAAAATTGTAACAAGAGCTGTTGAGTCCGCTCAAAAACGCGTTGAAGGTAATAACTTCGATGCACGTAAACAATTACTTCAATATGATGACGTTCTTCGTCAACAGCGTGAAGTTATTTACAAACAGCGCTTTGAAGTGCTTGATTCAGACAACCTACGTGCGATTGTAGAACGTATGATTGAATCAACGTTACAGCGTGTGGTTGAAGTAAACACACCGCGTGAAGAATTAGAAGAAGAATGGAATTTACAAGCGATTATTGATTACGTAAATGCTAATGTTCTTGAGGAAGGTAAAGTCACAGAAGAAGATCTTCGCCGTAAAGAGCCTGAAGAAATGGTAGAACTGCTGGTAGATCATGCAAAAGCTCGTTATAATGAAAAAGAAGCTCAGCTCCCTGAAGAACAAATGCGTGAATTTGAAAAAGTTGTTGTTCTTAGAGCAGTTGATTCTAAATGGATGGATCATATTGATACGATGGATCAGCTTCGCCAAGGTATCCACCTTCGTGCGTACGGCCAAACAGATCCTCTTCGCGAATATCAAATGGAAGGTTTTGCGATGTTTGAAAATATGATTGCAACCATTGAAGAAGAAGTGACGAAGTATATCATGAAAGCAGAAATTAATAATAACCTTGAGCGTCAAGAAGTAGCACAAGGTCAGGCGGCTGTTCATCCAAAAGAAGGAGACGCGCCGGCTAAGAAGAAGCCAAAAGTAAATGCGATAGAAGTTGGCCGAAATGATCCTTGTATCTGCGGAAGTGGCAAAAAGTATAAAAACTGCTGCGGTAAAGAATCATAA